Within the Cryptococcus neoformans var. neoformans B-3501A chromosome 1, whole genome shotgun sequence genome, the region CtttgttcttcctcgtctttccTCCACAGGAGGCAATTCTGCGGCTGCAgcggctgctgctgctgttgctgccgctgctgttgctgttgctgctgcttctgctgcttccttctcagcAGCCTCCttatcttctttctctctttcctccttctcctttgccgcttgctcctcttccttcttcttcagtgtAAGATGCATCATTCTCCAGGTCAgattctccatcctctgccCGTTGGGCAAGGTATCTCTGGCTCTTGCGTATGCTTTCCAGACTTGCGCAGCAAGAGGATCCTTCTCAGCCACCTGCTCCGGAGGACCAACCTCGGGTAACGGGCTTGTGGCATCGCTCTGAGATGGTCGACGAGTAACTGGGAAAGACCCAAAACCATTGAGTGGTGGGGTCATAAGAGGAGTGCTAGGAACGCGAGCAGTGAGGAAGTCGTCTTGAAGGATGTCGCTGACGATGTTTGAGTCTTTTCGTCCCTTACGAGACGATGCTTCAGGGGACGACGGATTTTGAGAAAAGGATGGCGTAGGAACACTTTTGGTAAGTGGCCAAGGCGGGGATGCAACATCAACAGTTTGCTTCGTTTGCTGCGTTTGCTGACTCAAGCCCATACCAATACCCATGCCCACTCTCAAAGCCATTTCCAAACCTGCAGCTCCATACTGGGCAAGATGCTCAAGAGACAATCCGTTCGGCAAAGGAGGTAAACCATTGAGTGAAACGCCGCCGGGCATGGGCCCGTCATGAGGAGCTTCAGAGCCGGCTCTCGAGGCATGCTCGGAGGATGGTACACTTCCCCGGTGTGTCTGGAACACAGGAGCAGGATGCTGAGGTGCTTCACGCCGACGTGGAGCAATGGGCGGATATCGTGAACTACTGTTTGAGCCCTGTAACTCATGTTTGGCCATCGATTCCTGCTGCCACGAGCCGGTAATACCCATCTCAAAGGGGCTGTTGACTCCGAAATCACTACCGCCGGGTGTTGTCACGGGGGTCTCGCTCGAACCCATTGCCCTCTCGGACAAAGGCCAAGGCGTCAAGGGTTGGTTAGATGCACCTTTACTCACCTTACCAGGCTGTGCAAAGGTGACATGATTGtactgctgctgaggaCCAGGGAATCCAGATAGCCCCCCGGAATTGTGCAAGATGCCAGGAGAGTTAGCCGAAGATTGACTGCTTGAATGTATGTTCTGACCATCAGAGCTAGTCTGCTGTTGGTGCTGCAAGCGACGACTCAAAAGGCTTGTACCTCCAGGATGTGAAGTTGAATGGGCAGTGCTCCTAGCAGCTTTCGGAGACGTATTTGCGTTCAAAGCGCCCATAAAATCGATGGAAGCACTGTCGTTCATTTTACCCTGATTTCGCTCGACCAGATCAGCAAGGCTGGCAAATACAGCTGGATCGATGGGATCATCATTACAGGTGGTCTTTTGAACCGTGCCCAACGGAGAAAACCAATTCGCGGGGTTCGGAAGAGACGTCCAGTCGAATGGCTTGCTATTCGCATCATTTTCACCCTGTTGATCAGGAAAAGATGCACCccaagaggaaggaggaggttcTACGGGAGTAGTGGATATCATGGGAACAGAACGCTTTGATCTAGAAGAGGATAGTTGAGAGTGTGAAGAGGGCTGAACACCCTGGGAAAAGCTGTTTCGTGGGACGCTAGAACCCACTCCAACAATATCAATAGGAGTCATTGGCGTAGGGGTGGTGGCAATCGACGAATGGTCATTACCATGGAAAGAACCACTGCCGCTGTGTCCTATACTTGATGGTTGAGAGAATGATTGGTATCCCTGTGGAGGGTAAGGAAAGTTGTGTCGATTGATTGGAATGGAAGGCGACATGGCAGGTGTTGGAGGATTGGAGAGGCGGGAAGACGCGGCAGAAGGGGGTCGTTCCGGGACCCGAGCACTATTTACTTTCCCATTGTAGACACCTTGCCCTCCCCCAGCATCCACAGTGAATGGTCCCTTTTTCCCCCCCGATGTAGTGCGCCATGGAAGCTTGTCCATTCTAGCCGCCGCTAGCTGCTGTTTGGTTGCAGTGCTAACGGGTCGAGTAGACGGCTCGCGAGGCGCTGTTGGTTTCGGTAGAAGTGGACGAAGCCTAGAAGAAGTCCCACCAGTGCTAGTTGAAGTAGTGGATACAGGAGATGATTTTGAAGATGTGGTAGACCTAGGAGAGGGACCTATAACGGGTGGAGACGGGGTGGAAATGGTGTCGGTTTTGTGTTGTTAGAGGCTGTGGTGATTGGAAGTAGCGGGAAGACCGCGCGGTCCATCGTAAGCCTGCATTCACCACAGATCaaaggacgagaagaaaggcTGGAGGCCCCGAATGATGCCTGCCACAACAAAGCTTGGATGACAAGAGATGCGAAcagaaagcaagaagacTCGGCACGAAAGCCAAAAGAGGGAGGTCAGACACCGTTTCAATAGAAGGCAAACTTTTCATTGGCAATCGGCAACAGCCTTTATTGGCCTTTCTTGTGGAATTGACGAGAAGCCCACCCGTCCAGCGCCGCCTTCACGATGAGCTGACGAATATCCTCCCGCTCCTGTCGTGTTTCCGCGTATAAAATGTAAAATGG harbors:
- a CDS encoding hypothetical protein (Similar to gi|8096353|dbj|BAA96108.1| transcription factor ScGATA-6 [Schizophyllum commune], FASTA scores: opt: 773, E(): 5.9e-29, (30.190% identity (55.709% similar) in 1156 aa overlap (227-1285:2-1063)); HMMPfam hit to GATA, GATA zinc finger, score: 85.0, E(): 1.9e-22) yields the protein MDKLPWRTTSGGKKGPFTVDAGGGQGVYNGKVNSARVPERPPSAASSRLSNPPTPAMSPSIPINRHNFPYPPQGYQSFSQPSSIGHSGSGSFHGNDHSSIATTPTPMTPIDIVGVGSSVPRNSFSQGVQPSSHSQLSSSRSKRSVPMISTTPVEPPPSSWGASFPDQQGENDANSKPFDWTSLPNPANWFSPLGTVQKTTCNDDPIDPAVFASLADLVERNQGKMNDSASIDFMGALNANTSPKAARSTAHSTSHPGGTSLLSRRLQHQQQTSSDGQNIHSSSQSSANSPGILHNSGGLSGFPGPQQQYNHVTFAQPGKVSKGASNQPLTPWPLSERAMGSSETPVTTPGGSDFGVNSPFEMGITGSWQQESMAKHELQGSNSSSRYPPIAPRRREAPQHPAPVFQTHRGSVPSSEHASRAGSEAPHDGPMPGGVSLNGLPPLPNGLSLEHLAQYGAAGLEMALRVGMGIGMGLSQQTQQTKQTVDVASPPWPLTKSVPTPSFSQNPSSPEASSRKGRKDSNIVSDILQDDFLTARVPSTPLMTPPLNGFGSFPVTRRPSQSDATSPLPEVGPPEQVAEKDPLAAQVWKAYARARDTLPNGQRMENLTWRMMHLTLKKKEEEQAAKEKEEREKEDKEAAEKEAAEAAATATAAAATAAAAAAAAELPPVEERRGRTKGKSRIVGFAGATSSNSQSPNGMDIDWRAASRSRSRIPMDIDWRASSRSRSRSAAPFRNPFSEAHAHHLLAAGGTPIAEMGQYMAGHGSLNIHAANAHSTSHHGNQNQYHHASSLPGPSSMMLQSLSQLPEKEGEQDEVQQAVEHMNGADLYPASAPQNRSALEHLQMSLASGLNPSEEATSNLPGINGPGLYTHSQENFHPHYGFLPRRVRKTSFDHTVKLLEEGEPSTSPQFMSNPRKRHAEASPQGGANSPLPEGDSGFPTSNFTFSFPQSYENFFDLAAASATPSGTQENNDVNHEGDDDLADLTDWASHPVTADTSAFGSPSAFGHIEPGMSLPSMPQATGDNPFDFQQLMHLYLNANSSASPFTHINPSQVLGAVPGQAANEFSPSAVSPQSGAPTPSNNSSGNNIRPLPKAVGGKAVDNRQMPPPNRSSSTPNLAALRMSSQSESSKHGRTASTNASGNAGSGSSKGNKGSSGNNKSRPGTPTSENEGGPGSIMPSGENPTMCTNCQTTNTPLWRRDPDGQPLCNACGLFYKLHGVVRPLSLKTDVIKKRNRAGPGPKESNPSRKNSVASSKNVSVRSKPSSPTVASSANSGGGSKKARHASDAPVE